A window of Thalassophryne amazonica chromosome 21, fThaAma1.1, whole genome shotgun sequence contains these coding sequences:
- the nsl1 gene encoding kinetochore-associated protein NSL1 homolog, whose protein sequence is MDPDGVNKELRIQISSKKQLNDQINTYKDVLKKVLDGQTEVCEKTKRVLLQELLANFEAAVRDNVLVKGKRWDEAPDEEDESVDLESLLDDTIVETSRRRRTYPRKILPHVVHSLKAERKLMTLFERDLHPQEVFKDLYQDDIMNNLSSAAPKMVKQAIEVFKSMNTLQKQAEGLCEILNMKPSNASLQIHQEVFGINGQSEIPLPSTGRARANRQPIKRATEDAAATDCYVPLRKKTDPSGTQQISQ, encoded by the exons ATGGATCCTGACGGTGTAAATAAAGAACTCCGAATCCAAATATCGTCTAAAAAACAGCTGAACGatcaaataaatacatataaagaCGTGTTAAAGAAAGTTCTCGATGGACAGACGGAGGTTTGTGAGAAGACCAAACGAGTTTTACTGCAGGAGCTGCTCGCG AACTTTGAAGCAGCCGTTCGAGACAACGTGTTGGTGAAGGGGAAGCGGTGGGACGAAGCACCTGATGAAG AGGACGAGTCCGTAGACCTGGAAAGCTTGCTAGATGACACCATTGTTGAAACCTCCAGGAGGCGTCGTACTTACCCAAGGAAGATCCTGCCCCACGTGGTCCACTCACTCAAGGCTGAACGCAAACTGATG ACCCTGTTTGAGCGAGACCTTCATCCTCAAGAGGTTTTCAAAGACCTGTACCAAG atgACATCATGAACAATTTGTCATCAGCAGCACctaaaatggtgaaacaagccaTCGAGGTCTTCAAG TCAATGAACACGCTGCAGAAACAAGCTGAAGGCCTCTGTGAGATCCTCAACATGAAACCAAGCAACGCTTCTCTGCAGATCCACCAGGAAGTCTTCGGCATCAACGGACAATCAGAAATTCCACTCCCTTCTACGGGCAGAGCCAGAGCCAACAGACAGCCAATCAAAAGAGCCACAGAGGACGCGGCCGCCACAGACTGCTATGTTCCCCTACGCAAGAAAACAGACCCAAGCGGAACACAGCAAATCTCCCAATGA